In Paraburkholderia terrae, the DNA window GCCCAGACGACGAAGCGCCGAAAGCCGAGCGCGAAGAACGCGATCCGTTCCTGACCGCGATGGGCGAGCGCGTGCGCCTGCTACGCGCGCGCCGCGGCATGACGCGCAAGACACTGGCGTCGGAAACGGGCTTGTCCGAGCGGCATCTCGCGAATCTCGAATCGGGCGTCGGCAACGCATCGGTGCTGGTGCTACGGCAAATCGCGGCCACGCTGAACTGCCCGCTCGCCGAAGTGATCGGCGACGAAACCACGTCATCCGCCGAATGGCTGCTGATTCGCGAACTGCTGCAGGGGCGAGACCAGGCGGCGCTGCAACGCGCGCGTGTCGCGCTGTCGGAGATGTTCGCGCAGGCGCCGCGCGATCCGCATCGCAAGGACCGCATCGCGCTGATCGGCTTGCGCGGCGCGGGGAAATCGACGCTCGGCCGCATGCTGGCGCAGGAGCGCAAGGTGCCGTTCATCGAGATCACCAAGGTGATCCAGCAGATGGCGGGCTGTCCGCCGGCGGAAATCCATTCGCTGTACGGCGCGAGCGCGTATCGCCGCTACGAGCAGCGCGCGCTCGAGGCGGTGATCGGCGAGCACGAGCGCGCGGTGATCGCGTCGCCTGGCGGGCTGGTGTCGGAGCCGGCTACCTTCAATGCGTTGTTAGCTCACTGCTTCACCGTGTGGCTGCAGGCCACGCCGGAAGAGCACATGCGCCGGGTCGTCGCGCAGGGCGACTTGCGGCCGATGTCGGGCAACAAGGAGGCGATGGAAGACCTCAAGCGCATCCTCGCGGGCCGCGGCGAACTGTACGGCCGTGCGGACATGACCTTCGATACCAGCGAACGCACGCTGGCCGACGCCTATCTGCAACTGCGCGACCGCCTCGCCGCACGGCTCGCTGCTGAACTGGGTGACGAAACGTAATGCTTGTGCCGCACTCGGTTCGGAGCCAATCCAAGTAGGTGATAACCCGCTTACATGAAGTAAAGTGCTTTACATGGCTGTGACGATGCACTATTGTTCTCTAAAACAATCTGCATCCGTCTCAGGAGACGCCCCATGTCCGCAGCGATGTTCCCGGCAGAGACCGCCGCCGTGCGAGTCGACTACCGCACCGATCCCTCGCAGTACAAGCATTGGAAGCTCTCGTTCAATGGTCCGGTCGCGACGCTCGGTATCGACATCGCTGAAGACGGCGGCATCCGCGACGGTTACAAGCTGAAGCTGAATTCATACGACCTGGGCGTCGATATCGAACTGCACGATGCACTCCAGCGCATCCGCTTCGAGCATCCGGAAGTGCGGACGGTCGTCCTCACGAGCCTGAAGGACCGCGTGTTCTGCTCGGGTGCAAACATCTTCATGCTCGGCCTGTCGTCGCATGCATGGAAGGTCAACTTCTGCAAATTCACCAACGAAACCCGCAACGGCGTCGAGGATTCGTCGCGTCATTCGGGCCTGAAGTTTCTTGCAGCCGTCAACGGTGCATGTGCAGGCGGCGGATATGAACTCGCACTCGCGTGCGATGAGATCTATCTGATCGACGACCGCTCGTCATCGGTGGCGCTGCCAGAAGTGCCGCTGCTCGGCGTGCTGCCAGGAACGGGCGGCCTCACGCGCGTCACCGACAAGCGCAAGGTGCGGCACGATCGCGCCGACATTTTCTGCACCGTGGTCGAAGGCATCCGCGGCGCGCGCGCGAAGGAGTGGCGTCTCGTCGATGAAGTCGTGAAGCCGAACCAGTTCGAGCAGGCGATCGCGGCACGTGCATTGGAACTCGCGCAGCAAAGCGACCGTCCAGCGGATGCGCAAGGCGTAGCGCTGACGCGAATCGAGCGCACGGATCGTGACGACGGCCTCACGTATGCGACGCTCGACGTAACCATCGACCGGGCGAAACGCACGGCCACGTTCACGGCCAAAGCGCCCACGACTGAACAGCCGACGGATATCGACGCCATCGTTGCGAAGGGTGCGAACTGGTGGCCGCTGCAGTTCGCGCGCGAACTCGACGACGCGATCCTGTCGATGCGTACGAACGAGCTCGATATCGGCACGTGGATCCTGAAGACAGAAGGCGACGCGCGCGCGGTGCTCGCCGTCGATGCCACGCTGCTGGAACACAAGGACCACTGGCTGGTGCGCGAAACGATCGGCCTGTTGCGCCGCACGCTTGCGCGCATCGACGTGTCGTCGCGTTCGCTGTTTGCGCTGATCGAGCCGGGTTCGTGCTTCGCGGGCACATTCGCCGAGTTCGCGTTTTCCGCCGACCGCACCTACATGGCCGCGCTGCCCGCGAACGAAGATGAAGAGCCTGCGATCACGCTGTCGGAAGTCAACTTCGGTCTGTATCCGATGGTCACGCATCAGTCGCGACTCGCGCGGCGCTTCTACGAAGAGACGGAACCGCTCGATGCCGTGCGCGCGAAGATCGGCCAGCCTGTGAAAGCAGTGGAAGCCGAGCGTCTGGGTCTCGTCACAGCGTCGCCGGATGACATCGACTGGGCCGACGAAATCCGCATTGCGCTCGAAGAACGCGCGGCGATGTCGCCGGACGCGCTGACGGGCATGGAAGCGAATCTGCGTTTCAACGGCCGCGAGACCATGGAGACGCGCATCTTCGGGCGTCTGACAGCGTGGCAGAACTGGATTTTCAACCGGCCGAATGCGGTGGGCGAGAAGGGCGCGCTCAAGGTCTACGGCAAGGGCAGCAAGGCGCAATTCGACGTATCGCGCGTGTAGACCCACATCGCGCCCGCATCACACCGTCGCACCGATCCGAAGGCTCTCGCCAGCCGAATAAACGCGAACCAACGCGACCGAATGCGAACCATCGCACCGCGCTCAAGGAACCGACATGTCCACGATCAACTACACCGACAAGATCCCGAACAACGTCAACCTCGCCGACGACCGCGCGCTGCAACGCGCGCTCGAGCAATGGCAGCCGAACTTCCTGTCATGGTGGGGCGACATGGGCCCCGACGGCTCGCATGACTTCGACGTCTATCTGCGCACGGCGACCAGCGTCGATCCGGGCGGCTGGGCGCATTTCGATTACGTGAAGATGCCCGATTACCGCTGGGGTATTTTTCTCACACCTGGCGATCAGGATCGCAAGATCAACTTCGGCGAGCACAAGGGTGAAGCGGCGTGGCAGGACGTGCCGGGCGAGCATCGCGCGAACCTGCGCCGCATCATCGTCACGCAAGGCGATACGGAGCCGGCTTCCGTCGAGCAGCAGCGTCACCTCGGTCTCACGGCGCCATCGATGTACGACCTGCGCAACCTCTTTCAGGTGAACGTCGAGGAAGGCCGTCACCTGTGGGCGATGGTGTATCTGCTGCATCGTCATTTCGGCCGCGACGGGCGCGAGGAAGCGGAAGCGCTGCTCGGCCGCCGTTCGGGCGACGACGACAACCCGCGCATTCTCGGCGCGTTCAACGAGAAAACGCCCGACTGGCTCGCGTTCTACATGTTCACGTACTTCACGGATCGCGACGGCAAATTCCAGTTGAGCGCGCTCTCCGAATCTGGTTTCGATCCGCTTGCGCGCACCACGAAGTTCATGCTGACGGAGGAAGCGCATCACATGTTCGTCGGTGAATCGGGCGTGTCGCGTGTCGTGCAGCGCACCGCGCAGGTGATGAACGAACTGAAGACGGATGACGCAAGCAGGATTCGCGCAGCCGGCGTGATCGATCTGCCCACCATCCAGCGTTATCTGAACTTCCACTACTCGGTGACGATCGACCTGTTCGGCGCGGATCATTCGTCGAATGCGGCGACGTTCTACAGTTCGGGCCTCAAGGGCCGCTACGAGGAAACCAAGCGTGACGACGACCATCAACTGAACGGGCAGAGCTACAAGCTGCTCGATGTCGCGGACGGTAAGCTGGTCGAACGCGAAGTACCCATGCTCAACGCGATGAACGAAGTGCTGCGCGACGACTACATCAAGGATTCCGTCGCGGGCGTCGGACGCTGGAACAAGGTGTTAGAGAAGGCCGGTATCGACTTTCGCCTGACTGTGCCGCACAAGGCGTTCAACCGGCAGATCGGCACCTTTGCGGGCACGCGTGTGTCGCCCGATGGCCGCGTAATCAGCGAGACCGAATGGGCAGCGAACGAAGCGAAATGGCTGCCGACCGCGGAGGATCGCGCGTTCGTCGCGTCGCTGATGGGGCGCGTCGTCGAGCCCGGCAA includes these proteins:
- a CDS encoding helix-turn-helix transcriptional regulator, which encodes MNQTYSDAAANAPSTPRPDDEAPKAEREERDPFLTAMGERVRLLRARRGMTRKTLASETGLSERHLANLESGVGNASVLVLRQIAATLNCPLAEVIGDETTSSAEWLLIRELLQGRDQAALQRARVALSEMFAQAPRDPHRKDRIALIGLRGAGKSTLGRMLAQERKVPFIEITKVIQQMAGCPPAEIHSLYGASAYRRYEQRALEAVIGEHERAVIASPGGLVSEPATFNALLAHCFTVWLQATPEEHMRRVVAQGDLRPMSGNKEAMEDLKRILAGRGELYGRADMTFDTSERTLADAYLQLRDRLAARLAAELGDET
- the boxC gene encoding 2,3-epoxybenzoyl-CoA dihydrolase — translated: MFPAETAAVRVDYRTDPSQYKHWKLSFNGPVATLGIDIAEDGGIRDGYKLKLNSYDLGVDIELHDALQRIRFEHPEVRTVVLTSLKDRVFCSGANIFMLGLSSHAWKVNFCKFTNETRNGVEDSSRHSGLKFLAAVNGACAGGGYELALACDEIYLIDDRSSSVALPEVPLLGVLPGTGGLTRVTDKRKVRHDRADIFCTVVEGIRGARAKEWRLVDEVVKPNQFEQAIAARALELAQQSDRPADAQGVALTRIERTDRDDGLTYATLDVTIDRAKRTATFTAKAPTTEQPTDIDAIVAKGANWWPLQFARELDDAILSMRTNELDIGTWILKTEGDARAVLAVDATLLEHKDHWLVRETIGLLRRTLARIDVSSRSLFALIEPGSCFAGTFAEFAFSADRTYMAALPANEDEEPAITLSEVNFGLYPMVTHQSRLARRFYEETEPLDAVRAKIGQPVKAVEAERLGLVTASPDDIDWADEIRIALEERAAMSPDALTGMEANLRFNGRETMETRIFGRLTAWQNWIFNRPNAVGEKGALKVYGKGSKAQFDVSRV
- the boxB gene encoding benzoyl-CoA 2,3-epoxidase subunit BoxB, with the translated sequence MSTINYTDKIPNNVNLADDRALQRALEQWQPNFLSWWGDMGPDGSHDFDVYLRTATSVDPGGWAHFDYVKMPDYRWGIFLTPGDQDRKINFGEHKGEAAWQDVPGEHRANLRRIIVTQGDTEPASVEQQRHLGLTAPSMYDLRNLFQVNVEEGRHLWAMVYLLHRHFGRDGREEAEALLGRRSGDDDNPRILGAFNEKTPDWLAFYMFTYFTDRDGKFQLSALSESGFDPLARTTKFMLTEEAHHMFVGESGVSRVVQRTAQVMNELKTDDASRIRAAGVIDLPTIQRYLNFHYSVTIDLFGADHSSNAATFYSSGLKGRYEETKRDDDHQLNGQSYKLLDVADGKLVEREVPMLNAMNEVLRDDYIKDSVAGVGRWNKVLEKAGIDFRLTVPHKAFNRQIGTFAGTRVSPDGRVISETEWAANEAKWLPTAEDRAFVASLMGRVVEPGKFANWIAPPAMGINRQPVDFEYVRFN